A single Tamandua tetradactyla isolate mTamTet1 chromosome X, mTamTet1.pri, whole genome shotgun sequence DNA region contains:
- the ZNF275 gene encoding zinc finger protein 275, producing MSHPCVSLLAPPAPQGLAVPQDGAPGYQALAAPVEMLEAQDPVTFDDVTLYLTKKEWLRPDPEQRTLEYYGNVTSVGVPVLNPDLVSHLAPGQVLLVSDPSLRVDEARHSESFSETHQKTVGEDTQPQEMASMSSPRASDPSPEVTQNRGAAGRSGSPQNLPVEHHFACKECGDTFRLKVLLVQHQRIHSEEKGWECSDCGQIFRAVAAFNEHRKTHMAVEPQPGPSWAVDDAAEKREQLEREAKPFECEECGKRFKKNAGLSQHLRVHSREKPFDCAECGRTFKVSTQLFRHQKVHSAEKPFACKACGRDFPERQELLKHQRTHSGQQPFDCDDCGKSFRGVLGLAEHQRTHSGAKPFGCPHCGKLFRRSSELTKHRRIHTGEKPYECLQCGKAFRQSSSLLEHQRIHTGERPYECSDCGKAFRGPSDLIKHRRIHSGLKPYECDKCGKAFRRSSGLSRHRRTHSGARRCECPKCGRVFKRRSALQKHQPTHE from the exons ATGAGTCACCCCTGCGTGTCTCTTTTGG ctCCTCCTGCTCCTCAAGGTCTTGCTGTTCCCCAGGACGGAGCCCCGGGATATCAGGCCCTGGCAGCCCCTGTTGAGATGCTGGAGGCCCAG GACCCGGTGACATTTGACGATGTGACCCTGTACCTCACCAAAAAGGAGTGGTTGAGGCCGGACCCTGAGCAGAGAACGCTGGAGTATTATGGGAACGTGACCTCCGTGG GAGTTCCTGTTTTGAATCCTGACTTGGTCTCTCACCTGGCGCCGGGACAGGTGCTGTTGGTATCGGACCCATCCCTCCGCGTGGATGAAGCCAGGCATTCAG AAAGCTTCTCCGAGACTCACCAGAAGACAGTGGGGGAAGACACCCAGCCCCAGGAGATGGCATCCATGAGCTCCCCAAGGGCCAGTGACCCCAGCCCAGAGGTCACACAGAACAGGGGGGCTGCGGGGAGGTCGGGGAGCCCACAGAATCTGCCTGTCGAGCATCACTTTGCATGCAAAGAGTGTGGGGACACCTTTAGGCTGAAGGTCCTCCTTGTCCAGCACCAGAGAATTCACAGCGAGGAGAAGGGTTGGGAGTGCTCCGATTGCGGGCAGATCTTCCGGGCGGTGGCTGCATTTAACGAGCACAGGAAAACGCACATGGCCGTGGAGCCACAGCCCGGCCCAAGCTGGGCGGTGGACGATGCCGCAGAGAAGAGGGAGCAGCTGGAGAGGGAGGCGAAGCCCTTCGAGTGTGAGGAGTGCGGGAAGCGGTTCAAGAAGAACGCGGGCCTGAGCCAGCACCTCAGGGTGCACAGCCGGGAGAAGCCCTTCGACTGTGCCGAGTGCGGGCGCACCTTCAAGGTCAGCACCCAGCTCTTCCGCCATCAGAAAGTCCACAGCGCGGAGAAGCCCTTCGCCTGCAAGGCGTGCGGCCGCGATTTCCCCGAGCGCCAGGAGCTGCTCAAACACCAGCGCACGCACAGCGGCCAGCAGCCCTTCGACTGTGACGACTGCGGCAAGTCCTTCCGGGGAGTCCTCGGGCTGGCCGAGCACCAGCGCACCCACAGCGGGGCCAAGCCCTTCGGGTGCCCCCACTGTGGCAAGCTGTTCCGGCGGAGCTCGGAGCTGACAAAGCACCGGCGGATCCACACGGGCGAGAAGCCCTACGAGTGCCTGCAGTGCGGGAAGGCCTTCCGCCAGAGCTCCAGCCTTCTGGAGCACCAGCGGATCCACACCGGGGAGAGGCCCTACGAGTGCAGCGACTGCGGCAAGGCCTTCAGGGGCCCCTCCGACCTGATCAAGCACCGGCGCATCCACAGCGGACTGAAACCCTACGAGTGTGACAAATGCGGGAAGGCCTTCCGGAGGAGCTCCGGCCTGAGTCGCCACCGGAGGACCCACAGCGGAGCCAGGCGCTGCGAGTGCCCCAAATGCGGCCGCGTCTTCAAGAGGCGCTCGGCCCTGCAGAAGCATCAGCCCACCCACGAATAG